One window of Penaeus chinensis breed Huanghai No. 1 chromosome 3, ASM1920278v2, whole genome shotgun sequence genomic DNA carries:
- the LOC125041405 gene encoding uncharacterized protein LOC125041405, with amino-acid sequence MIEQNWKSCLKDARTLPGADCNSDHQLLLARIQMRLKQIAQPPTTLRLDSSTLDEKYKVDINNRFQAFFECDTEEIPPDDLWKLGKEFLVQVAKNTIQKCKKIKNNWISEETRTEIEKRRCLKGTTDEDLYRSIKDLTKKFKPTIDTIKDKNGNALCNGEDVKKRWKTYCEYLYKVNDNLLRNNIVLDQSGEEPPPLDVLECSTNRTISLISHCSKILLKVISGRLKVKLDEEIADEQCGFRANKGTRDQILNLKQIMEKHRERCHNLYMCFIDYRKAFDTVDHETLWRALLEMGFPTYIIHLNKGHYDNQKAVVRTIYGLTDSFNIGQGYILSPHLFNVYSEKIMRDALEGFEGTIKVGGRNVTNLRYADDIVLIAGSMLELEDLITRVKLASEQAGLMLNTQKTKVMKTAGDPENIEMRTLLSKGTGYDILSGMVNGKINKGRPRRKLENDIQKVVGMSIAELLRRAQDRDSWRTTFSCATPGQT; translated from the exons ATGATAGAACAAAATTGGAAAAGCTGCCTGAAAGATGCAAGAACTCTACCAGGAGCAGACTGCAACAGTGACCACCAACTCCTGTTAGCTAGGATCCAGATGAGACTAAAACAGATAGCCCAACCACCAACAACACTACGCCTAGATTCCTCAACTCTAGATGAAAAGTACAAGGTTGACATTAATAACAGGTTTCAGGCCTTTTTTGAATGTGACACAGAAGAAATTCCCCCTGACGATTTATGGAAGTTAGGGAAGGAATTTCTAGTACAAGTTGCAAAGAACACCATTCAAAAATgcaaaaagataaagaacaaCTGGATCTCAGAAGAGACAAGAACAGAAATTGAGAAACGAAGATGTCTGAAAGGAACAACTGATGA AGATCTGTACCGAAGCATTAAAGATCTAACCAAGAAATTCAAGCCAACCATTGACACAATAAAAGATAAGAACGGGAATGCATTGTGCAACGGAGAAGATGTCAAAAAAAGATGGAAGACATACTGTGAATATCTCTATAAAGTCAATGACAATTTATTGCGCAACAACATTGTGTTGGACCAAAGTGGAGAGGAACCGCCGCCTCT AGATGTTTTGGAATGCAGCACCAACAGAACCATATCATTAATCAGCCACTGTAGTAAGATCCTTTTGAAAGTTATTTCAGGTCGTCTGAAAGTCAAGCTAGATGAAGAAATTGCAGATGAACAGTGCGGATTTCGAGCAAACAAAGGCACAAGAGATCAAATCCTTAACTTGAAGCAAATAATGGAAAAACACAGAGAACGGTGTCACAACCTGTACATGTGTTTCATAGACTACAGGAAGGCATTTGATACGGTCGATCATGAAACACTGTGGAGAGCGCTGCTTGAGATGGGCTTTCCAACATACATCATCCATCTCAACAAAGGTCATTATGACAACCAGAAAGCAGTTGTAAGAACCATTTATGGTTTAACAGATTCCTTCAACATTGGCCAAGGTTATATACTATCACCGcatctttttaatgtttattccGAGAAAATAATGCGAGATGCTCTAGAAGGATTTGAAGGAACCAtaaaagtgggaggaagaaacGTGACAAACCTTCGATATGCTGACGATATCGTCCTTATTGCTGGATCAATGCTAGAACTAGAAGATCTCATCACAAGAGTCAAACTAGCAAGTGAACAGGCTGGACTGATGCTCAACACACAAAAGACGAAAGTTATGAAAACAGCTGGTGATCCAGAAAACATCGAAATGAGGACCTTACT AAGTAAAGGCACGGGATATGATATCCTGTCTGGTATGGTGAAcggtaaaataaataaaggaaggccACGAAGGAAGCTTGAGAATGACATCCAAAAGGTTGTGGGAATGTCCATTGCTGAGTTACTGCGACGTGCACAGGACAGAGACTCTTGGCGGACGACCTTCTCGTGTGCCACGCCGGGTCAGACCTGA